In Candidatus Binataceae bacterium, a single genomic region encodes these proteins:
- a CDS encoding SDR family NAD(P)-dependent oxidoreductase, whose translation MSDAKVALVTGAGRGIGRDIALRLSREGYACGLIARTKSQLDETADLIRQQGGKAVVTPTDVSKRDQVLAAVETVERELGPIAVLINNAGAYLRKRFTEITEDDFDFQLKVNTYGPFFCTQAVVGKMAERGHGTIIFVLGSETRGGPAQYSAYTASKVAQRAIAESVAYEFMHLGVHAAALDVDGAVDSPRVREAAPNEDPSHFVPPSSICDEIVHLINQPKGAWSFQVDMRSFYQWRPRVAAKKKE comes from the coding sequence ATGTCAGACGCCAAAGTTGCATTGGTTACCGGCGCGGGACGCGGCATCGGCCGCGACATCGCGCTTCGCCTGTCGCGCGAAGGTTACGCCTGCGGGCTCATCGCGCGCACCAAATCCCAACTCGATGAAACCGCAGACCTGATCCGCCAGCAGGGCGGCAAGGCCGTCGTCACGCCGACCGACGTCTCCAAACGCGACCAGGTGCTGGCCGCGGTCGAGACCGTCGAGCGCGAGCTCGGACCGATCGCGGTGCTGATCAACAACGCGGGCGCCTACCTGCGCAAGCGCTTCACCGAGATCACCGAAGATGACTTCGACTTCCAGCTCAAGGTCAACACTTACGGCCCGTTCTTCTGCACACAGGCAGTAGTAGGCAAGATGGCTGAGCGTGGGCACGGCACGATTATCTTCGTGCTGGGATCGGAAACCCGCGGCGGGCCGGCGCAATACTCCGCCTACACCGCGTCAAAGGTCGCGCAGCGCGCGATCGCCGAGTCGGTGGCCTACGAGTTCATGCATCTCGGGGTTCATGCCGCGGCGCTCGACGTCGATGGCGCGGTCGATAGTCCGCGCGTGCGCGAGGCGGCGCCCAACGAGGATCCGTCGCACTTCGTGCCGCCCTCGTCGATCTGCGATGAAATCGTTCATCTGATCAACCAGCCCAAGGGCGCATGGTC